The DNA window GCCTAGCTATCCTTGTCACCCACTTGTGCAAGTTGGCTTAAAAAAGGGGATGATGGGTGTACTgtctcctagtcaagtctaggattGAGTCAATCAAATGAAAGGCTATTGATGGCAAGTTTATCACCCaaattcaaataacaaagtatgaacacaaaaccaaaaccttttacaccaaaatcaaaaccatgaacaccaagaataAAACCGTGAaaacaatttcaagatttgtactttcttggtgatttttcaaaccaaaaaacaaaagtgacaaggcctctactttctagcttcaaagtgtgtgtgtgtgacttaaaagaaaacacaaacacaagacAAAAAAtccccccaaaaccgtgccctcCCCTATGGTACATaagccccaaattttgttcaaaaattcactcttcattcatgcatccaaaacactttttgcatacatatctttttcaactcttgaaacacatttttcaaaatttgaaaaacaaaagataaacatattttgaatgaagaaataatatgtcaaacataaaattaaaacccatatgcataaaatccaaaaggacacatcaaatataaacctttggctcttgataccacttgaagggaaataatgagatttatgtgggatttctagtgactagcatgcatatacaattcaaaagttatatacatatacaacggaagcatgttatcacataatatcaaagctatagtcatgcaaatccccttcaagaagcataggttcatatatgatgcatctaagaaaatattgaagaacaaagtgaaggtatagttttatacctcttgatctagacttgagaccaaggatggaccacctccaagctctttgttcttggaactccttgattggcaccaatccaattgatttgtattaatccaatcacttagtgaattaaaacttactttcaattctccttcttctttgatgactacttatttaatcatctagaagaacccacaagccatgagtgacatctaaccatatatcatggctacccaagctaatgtagaatttgttcggagaagctattcagttggaattacaatgtaattcgatccttctctaatacaatactcacaatcatattactagggtatggatatttaatgtcaaacccctaatgtgattatatcaagttatatgattctattgagtcgtataggaacgtttTCCATCATTACGCTGGATACTTCAGCCGAAgattcctgaatcatatcttagagtattcatcctctcataacgtggattagagatcccttgttgatcattcacatgcctctgagaataaatcactgaccccaacaatgcatagaacacatccaagatgagatgtggtcacgtctcattatcaaatgatcagcaacgtatccccaagacaactatgatgtctcaggtcaaaggattacttacattattccaaccagtagagttacttgtttgacatgtgagtaggcctccatgcaagtactctcgtttgattgtgttcagtgaactcattcccataatgagcacctacatacttgtcttagtatcactacacgaatggcatgagactttccatccttcccattGAAatgggacatagtatgtactggtctatgtaTTGTTAGTGTCCCTCCGACAATCTTATGACCAAGAACTCTTTTGGACATCATGGTTATGAGAAGAAgatctctgtagtctaacatcattagattacttcttccatcgatccattgtccatggattcaccttTTAGGACCTATATCgattattgagatagtcctaatgagTGACTTTGCCTTTTTGATGTATTGGAGTTTTTCCATACATATagacattgtcctgaaaggtttcttccaaagattgactttcagggcatatctccaacactAACACTATATTCCTCCaggaatacatattattgcaagttcttacacatctcattttctttcagaaaagaaaatggcgaacTTGGCGAAGCTTGATTATGATGCCGTGGACATTACCGGGAAAaattaccttacctgggtactggataccaagatccatctggaagcagggaatcttggagataccatcaggGAAGAGAGCAGCTCATCCTTTCAAGAGCTGGCGAAGGCTATGATTTTTATTCGtcgccatcttgatgaggcactaaagagcgagtacttaacggttgaagatccgttaaCTATTTGAAATTCATTGAGaagcagatacaatcaccagacaacgaTGACTCTTCCAAGAGCTCGCTATGAatggactcacctaaggatctAGGATTTCAAGTCAGTGGCAGAGTACAATTCTGTgttgttcagaattacctctcagCTGAAGCTCTGTGGGGATACTATTACTGAGGAAAATttgctggaaaagactttcagcacatttCATGCCTCTAACATGCTCATACAGCAGCAGTATAGAGCACgaggcttcactgaatacaactaactgatatctgtgctcctggtagctgaacagaacaatgagctcctgatgaaaaaccATCATTCCCGACCTACTAGATCTGCaccattcccagaagtgaatgttACTTCCCTCGAAATGAACTCCACATCCTCTGGTGGCGATAATCATAAACAAGGACGTGGCCACAAGCGAGGTCGGTGGAACaggaaaggcaagaaccatggtggtcagtttcacaaccaggttccaaggcATAATTCAGGCCCGAGCTTCAAACATATgaatcgccacaaaggcaaagctcACATGAACAATGCTCCCAGGAACTCTGAAGGAGCCtaccataggtgtggtggcaatgggcatTGGTCGCGTACTtgtcgtaccccaaaacatctggtggatctgtatcaagcctccctcaaggagaagggtgtcgagaccaattttctcgaccaggctaaaccaatggatataccTAATCAAGTGTGTGACTTATCAGGACAGTTGAACACAACCCACCTGGATGTTTCAGACTTCATTATggaaagagggaatgaagtaTACCGGTCCGACTGAAtcgtttatgtttgatgtacttttattatgTTAAACTTATAGTTTAAAACTGGCATTTCAGattcaataaaagtggcatGTAAATTTCCTGTTATAACTTGCTTCTAACTCTGATTCCCTTACTCAGAgagcatggataaaaactatggtcATTCTCAAAACATGAGAAATGGCAGAGACATTTGTCTTGCAGACTGCGCAACAACGCAtacaatacttcgagatcgaaagtatttcttaagcttgatgcttacaaaagtaaaggtaacaacaatatcaggccaATCAGATGTGATTGAACGCTCAGggaaagcccagattatgttaccaaatggaacaatattgtccatacagaATGCGTTGTACGTTACTCGATCTACTCGAAActtgttgagtttcaaagacatacatttcaatggataccacattgaaacgaaaagtgcagaaaatgtggagtatctatgcattacctccaatgatacccagaagcgtatattggagaagttgtgtGGTTtgtcgagtggattgtattatacatacataaagacagttgaatcacatactgtcatgaactagaagttcattgattcaaaagtttacatgctttggcatgatcgtctgGGTCACccaggatctaccatgatgcgtaggatcattaccaactctaatggacatccattattgagcaaacatattgctatctcaaatgataacccttgcaaggcttgttctcaagggaagttggtaatcagaccatcacaactaaaggttgatgctgaatccccatcatttttgcaaagaattcaaggggatatttgtgtaCCTATTCAACCATcatgtggaccatttcgatattttatggttttggttgatgcatctacccaatggtcacatgtttgtctcttgtctactcggaatgtagcttttgcgagacttcttgctcagataactaagttacgagcacagttcccagattatcccattaagtcaatccgacttgataacgctAGTGAATTTACGTcataaacctttgatgattactacATGACATTGGGCATCgatgttgaacaccctgttcctcatgtccatactcaaaatggtccAGCATAAGCATTGATCAAGCGACTTCAATTAATAGCTCGCACTCTgcttatgaaaacaaaattgccagtttctgcatggggacatgccatcttacatgctgcatcattggttcgattgagacctatagccaaccaccaatactcctcagtacaactcgtgtttgggcatcagccaaacatttcacatttacgagtttttagttgtgctgtttatgtgtCTATTGCACCCTCGcaacgcactaaaatgggacatcagcgtagactgggaatttatatgggttttgattcaccatctatcattagatatttggaacccttaaCTGGTGATATATTTAtagctcgttttgctgattgtcactttgatgaaacaggactttggtacaacagaaagtgtcaagtttgtgaccttcgctagattgctccggtcactagtgtggataagtatgtaaatcgatagagacagggaagcaaacacaagatgtatgtggttcacccagattagccacgtccacggagtagaggagttctcattaattgtgaagggcttacacaaatacataggttcaagctctcctttagtgagtactagtgaatgatttagtacaaatgacattaggaaatattgtgggagaatgatctccttttatagaagagagtttctagctttgttctgacattgacacgtgtcgtgttgtgattggcttctaatgttgacacgcgtcgcgttatgattggcttctgatgtcgacacatgtcgtgctgtgattggcctcctgattggagggaaactcttctgggtccttcaTTAGGGGAAGAAAAGACTGTTCCAGAAGAACGGAAagagctgacatgggttgttcccccattgtctcattttgatccacgtaGCActtaatgtgaaaatgaagtgaaaagaatcattcatcttcaaagcattgccaatcaaatgccaaatgcatttaatgatgctataaaagtgacaaaatcacatataccagctgcaaatgcacctgcaatAATTGATGACCctattggacaaaataaagtggcagcgaatgattcatctcgtgcacgcctgaagcgtggtagacacctatgttcaaaagattcagcccctcgaaagagaaagacaagggCACAGCTGactccaaatgaaatcattcaagaagagagaatgaatgacaaatctacaattcatgattctggaCTTCCAGAATAAGAAAATGTCtttgatgagacacatgtccctgaagagacagcAGTACATAAGAGCAgagaaatctccataaattatgcatgtactaatgaattgtgggatcggaatgaaataatcattgacAATATGTTTGCATTCgcagtagccactgaaatcatattaagtgatgatattgagccccgctctATTGATGAATgtaaacagagacaagattggcctaagtggaaagatgcaatccaggcagaattaaattccttggaaaggcgaaATGTTTTTGGACTAGTAGTCCAAACCTCGCCTGGTGTAAACCTcgtgggttacaaatgggtatttacaaggaaacgcaatgagaaaaataagattgcaagatataaagcacgactcgttgcacaaggtttttcacaaagacatggaattgattatgaggagacatactCTCTTGTAATGGACACAATTACGTTCCGTaacttaataagtttagtggtttcaGAAAAGCTTGACAttcgacttatggatgtcatcactgcGTATCTATATAGAGAATTAGATActaacatatatatgaaagtcccagaaggacttcATTCtctggacattaagaaagatccattctgtccaaaagaagatgaaatgGTCCTAGGTCCAAAAGTACCATATCTGAGTGCAATAGGTGCTttgttgtatttagcacaacgtactagaccagatatagccTTTTCATTCAACTTGTTAGCAAGgtatagctctgctccaacaattcgtcattggaagggtGTTAAAGATGTATtgcgataccttcgtgggacaacaaaCATGGGTCTCTTCAACTTAAAGAACTCCACAAATTACCAGGTCCTTGTTGGATCATGGGGAAatattttcatgcttcatggtctattcaaatatcttactttattttaagcgtacctgattcgcagaaaacaataaaagcctttgaatttgtagaagatccttcgCAGAAGgccggaattgcatctccaatgcgttgtatcacgttcaacaaagaaaaattaaaattgaatcaatagcatgtagatcaattcaataaaataataaattaatcataaaaagaatgattaaaacgtaatactcccctgattgaagaataaactctctttagcgTAGCGTTCTTTAGTGTAGCTTTAAGAGCGTGCTGATaccgtgttgtaggcataatttattcaacaattatggAAACCATAGAGGGAGGGAAGGtgcggcaatagtagagagaaagagagatgtgtaattgtaggtgtgttctattctaccccattgtgcctttatttatagtagtagggaaggttaattccttaccctttaggattacaacatttaataggtaatctattcctaataggaatataagagatattccaagatataataggatttacacaatcacattcctaagctAACAGAACTGCAAcaatttcagattttttttttgtggcccttttttttttggggtgtgctatctacacacccctttttacttctcacacaccctttttaatttatgtccattgatcttcttcacttCATTCGATCAAACGGCCGAAAAATaaaagagtgtgtgagaagtaaaaatgggtgtgtggatatcacacccctttttttttttttgcctcttttcttttttgaactAGGGAcaagaaaatgtgggagagaccaCATATATAggttttgcttccacactcttAAGCAAGAGAGTATGAGGCAAACCATATAttgtagtagttgaaggttCGGAGAAacaatataaattgattttgcttcgcacagtcttgatcaagagtgtgtgaagttttttacgagttgtagtgtttgcctTGTTACAACTtatagaggggaaatgtctgaaacagatgcaaaagggctgaagagcttggtttttgtataccatgcactgaagcctttgttggcttgtaataagactttgttggtgactataacccttgttgggcataagtgctcccccaATTGAGTTCAGTTAAGCTTGCTTATCCCCCTTTTTGAGTTCTAAGGCTTGAGAGAtattgattatttgtgaatgttaaGAGTTTGCATGTTTAAGTTGTACCGCTCCTCACTTAGTTGGTGGGAAGAATGGTGAGTTGCCGAGGCAAAAATGTTTATTTACTGTACTAGTTGTACCTTTCATCGCCTGGTTGGTGATACGAAGGTGAGTttcttcatcacctagttggtggcaagagtggcaggttgccgaatgaTAAAATTgtatattagagtacgagttgtacccttcatcacttggttagtgatACGAAGGTGAGAATAATAGCAAGTTGccaaggcacattgtagcaagtgttgaaGGGGAAAATGTATGTTGACACCCCTTCGAAACTcatttggcttatgtatgaatgtgttgataggtatgatgtttatgttaattgacatgagtgatgcttatgaatgttttgcaaTGGATGAAAGAATCCATTGTTtggatatgtgaaccatgttggttgtaacacttagtttcacttactttgtgtcaaagtatgcatgttgaagctctgagttaaAGTATAGAGGTAGGTCAatgtagaccaagtgttccaatgctaggaatgtaaaagactTAGAAGAAGTTGTTTGAATTCCCTCTTCATTAAATATAATCGAATCACTTGTATTATAAAGGATCTCAAACGGTTGaaggtcaaaacatttgtattgtgtatgccttcttataatagcatttccttcagcaCCTAGTCCTcttactttgaaagagtgaggcttaaCCCCCTGGTCATAATAGTTGaaggtacgttcacccctggttgtcttgatacgaacatTTATCCTTCTTGTTGTAATGAGCTTGCTGAAAGTAAAAATCCTTCTTATTGCCAAGAGACGAATATGTTTGGTGACTTAACGGGTAGCTAAGTAAGGCAGAAGAGGATGCAATAGGTGTCTAAATGGTCAAAacctcctcacttggtagaacttgattTCCAATCCCCACTTGTTGAtggggttaaccatatgaggGTTCCCTTGGCATGTCCTTGCCTCGGTAAAGGCATGATTATAAGCTTCaatcatcacctcagagtaagtctttcaAGTGTtaacattgatcatgtattaGAAGCATTCACGCATGCATACCGTGAAGACCATGAGTGTTGTTTTATCATCTGCAACAGCGCAACGAAAGTACTCGTGGCTGAAGCAATCAACATATTCACGCAATGACTTGTCCGATTTCTAACGAATGGTGCATAACTTATCAGCAGAGTGTAAGCGATCGActtggaagatatgttgagccACAAAGAGTCTTCTTAGCTAAATGAATGAATCCACAGTATAAGGTTGAAGATGACAATACTAATtgagagctccaccagagagagTTGAGGGGGAAATGAGACATCGTTCCTCATCATTATGTCTTTGATATGCCATAATGGATTCAATGACGTGGATATGCTCAACTAGATCTTCATTCCCAGTATACGATTGTAAgcttttctattttgtttttccttataGAGGGGTGAAAAGGATTCTCCTTTTTAGAGGGTCTGGCCTTGGCTGATTCCAGTCAGGTATATTGGCTTGACGCTCGGCCTTCAGCATGTTCACTTCCTCTAGGAGTTGCAGGATAAGGGGTCCTGAGTATGCACCATTGGAACCCTCTTTCATAAGTTTTCATTATTTCTTGAAAGTAAGGAAGCTTGGTCAAAGGCATGTTGCCTTTCCTTAGATTAGCGTACTGCCTGTTAGGATGTGACTATTGAAAGTCCCTCGAGTCTCTTATGCCCTATTGTTTCCTCAAGGCTTGTCATTCTTCCTGAATTTGGGGCTAGCATGGGTTTTGGTAAGGGACCAAGTCCTTCGATGATCCTTGGGTTGTTGATCCTTAAGCCTATGTGGATAGGTTTTTCTCGACACTGCCTCAAGAAGTCTTGACAATTGCGAGAAACAGCTTTTGGTCCTTCCATTCCTTCTGCGAATAGATATCTACTTCCACATTTCATGTTTCAATTTGAAGCAGCTGAGTTAAGATAAGTCTTATGTTGATCAATATCTGGGTGAGAATGTCACTCCTCATTAAGAACGCCCATGCTGGAGACATGTAAACCTTCACGCTAGTGGGTACCCATGGAGTGATCAACATTCACGAAAGCGATGGGCTCATGAAACTGGGCACATGAAACTGAGTTTgtctagcctcgtggagcatcttAAAGAGCTTCTTGTATTGTTCTTCGAAGATTTCCCGCCTGATtgctattttgttgttttgagctacCAGCTCTTCGATTTTAGCTTAAAGAGAAACCTTCTTACTTTCCCTCATTCGTTGCCTCACACCAGGCATATGGGGGTTTCATTTTTCGTGTTGTgacttccttcgcttcccatgttggagagggatgcctaaTCAAGGGAGAATGTACGAACGATGGAAACCAACTTGGAGAGattaggaataagtgtcgttcctaTAGAGGGCGCCAAATGATGCATAAAATCGGTGAGAcattggaacaacgtaaagtgtCGAGTTTGTAACCTTCACACGGTTGTTCCAGTCACCTAGTGATgataatatgtaaagagatagagataaggaagcaagcacaagatgtatgtggttcaccctaaaattggctacgtccacggagtagaggagttctcattaatattgaagggtttacacaaatacataagttcaagcataatcatcattagtggGTTCTAATGATgagtttaagtacaataatgatattatttcttaattgtaagagaatggtcttcttttatagttgaggagagtcACCAGCTTTCGTCCATAGTCGATGTGGGATTCTAGGAGCTTTATTCTAACATtaacacatgtcgtgttgtgattggccttctgggtGGAGAGAAACTATTGTACTTCGGCAGGAGTGCCTCAGCATGAACCCCTCAGTGGGTCTTTGAAGGTATAAAGTTGACTGGTGCTTGGTAATTTCGGATTAGTCAAATATGgcacaaacaaattacaaaaaTTTTGTGACGTTAGTCACTGAACAAGTAGAATATGACCATTGCATTTCACcatcacttgccctatctgatTCGATGGCTTTACAACCTTAACTTTTAATATACCAATCACCTAATATGTTATTTGTGCTAAACTTGGTCACTGCCAAGCCGAacaaaagattaaaatcaaGATCACTGCCCCCAAACTAGAAAATTCAATCTCAAGTCCAATCCCCTCTCCTTCATCCACACCGTCAGGTTTTCCTTTTGAAGAAGCAATGTTGCCAAGCTCAACTAAAATGACGGctcttagagcatctccaatgaaaGTCCCTATTTAGGAACTTCCACCACCATTTTTGAGTACTCATTTAAGGACCTTATAGTAGAACccctaaatttgaaatttttatgattttatgtgataatttgattaggtgcacattttttgtttatgttaaccttttttaattaattaaaagcacTAAAATTAAAATCACTAAAAGCATTAAAATCTTAAATCAAGAGTGTGCCCCATTTTTCACTCAAGAtgcacattttttatttatgttaaccttttttaattaattaaaagcatTCAAAGTTTCCATCAAGATTGTGAGCTCCGTTGTACACACAAAATTGTCCCTATACAATCTCTATATATGATAACATACACTATATATCCGGTGAatttaagggtgcgtttgttgcaccggactatcttgGACTGGACTAAGCTAGACTGTCTTGGCTTTGACTAATATGGATAAGAGTAGTGAAGTATTTTGTGTACTACCAGACTAAATCACGgactaaaatatttttagagttcaaatactttttttgtcattctttaattcattttacTATTATTAATACACCTTttttatctttaaaaaaaacaaaatacaactatttttatttgactctctctcccctatctctctattttctccgttcatttgctttggtaCTTCACGCCCAGATTTACTCGCAGTAAAactcaaaccaaaaaaaataaaactcatattttctcttcttttcattTGCTTTCTCTTGAATTCAAACccatatttatcttcttttaatttacttttctctTCAAATCAAACCTAGaaaaatccccatttttttttcaatttgtagaAGCTTCGTCGAATCATCGAATCTGCAAATTCATTTCAATCAACCTCTACAAATCGACATCAATCAATCTTGCAGAAGAAAGAGACAAACTTGCAGGCACATTTCCTGGCAGAGCCCTTGGCGGCCTCGAGTAGTACGCGACTATTGGTGCGGGATTTGGAAGAAGAAGCAAGCTGATGAAGACAAAGACAAAGTGAGCTAAGGAAGACGAAGACCAAGCAGACAAAGCAAAGCGATGGTCTTAGTAATCCCATCCTTTTTGGGCGGTGTCGCTAAGACCAATTAGTGAAGAGTTTAGTCGGCACGAGTCTAACGCAGTCCCATTAAACACAATCCTGGCTCGCACCTAACATGGGATTCATAATTTTAGTAAGCCAGTCCAGTCCATTGAGACTTAGTGAGTGCAAACAAACACGCCTTAAGAACTCACTTTCCTATCTATTAGAGATTTATTTGATccctatatttgttttatactcattttatacGATGGTTATCCCTATTTAAAGTGGAGATGCTCTTAATCTTTTCATAATTGGGTCGGCTGTTACCGTTTAGTGTTTGTGGTTTCATATTTTATTCACCGTCGTTTAaccgaaaaaattaaaaattaaaaaattaagttCGTTTAAAACACAAATGTATAATTATATTAGACATTTTATTTTCACCCACTGGTAACACCACGGCTTCAAATGAAAAAAGTTGGTACAAATCCAAATCTTAGACTCGGATCCAATACTATCATTCACCAACTACCAAACAATGCAGAAACCCGAACAAAAATTCTCAGACACTGTCAGCTTGCACTGTCAAGTCCTGTATTCCCAAATCATGGTACAAACCGTGAACACATCGAAGAATGGGGCGATCATCTATCCCCTTCTTCACCTGTTAGCAACATCGACTAACATCAGACCCTCGAAATGTAGAATATCCTTATCGACAATTGACTGCATCAAAATGCACGTAGTCCAGAAGTTGATTTACAATAATTGTTACCTGTACTGAGAGCGACCCAACAACGTGACCAGGAACCAATTCCCAAAACCGTGCTTGTGAAACTTCAGAAACATCTTCGCGGGCAGTAACCTATCGAAATATATTGTCAATCAAACATCAATAACTCCATTACTAACAAAACATTAGTATTGCGCCATACTTCAACAATAAATATATACCACCTGTCGCCAGCATTTGCTCAATGCTGAAGGTGGAACATTCGGTGGTGCCATTTGGAGTAGAATACCACCACTCGCTCTAAATAGTGGCATTACGAGCATAAAAACTGCAACTGAAACTAATCCAAAACACAAAACCTCTGCATTCTGAACCCTACATAGTTGAAGACGGATCTCAAAATGGGAAACAAAAAACAAGGCAaacaaaatagaagaaaaatagACAGAAAATCAAGCATTATTTACGCACCCAATTGACAGAAACCAGGATGCCAATATCAACCCTGCACTGGGAAACA is part of the Malus domestica chromosome 12, GDT2T_hap1 genome and encodes:
- the LOC139189790 gene encoding uncharacterized protein encodes the protein MANLAKLDYDAVDITGKNYLTWVLDTKIHLEAGNLGDTIREESSSSFQELAKAMIFIRRHLDEALKSEITSQLKLCGDTITEENLLEKTFSTFHASNMLIQQQYRARAEQNNELLMKNHHSRPTRSAPFPEVNVTSLEMNSTSSGGDNHKQGRGHKRGRWNRKGKNHGGQFHNQVPRHNSGPSFKHMNRHKGKAHMNNAPRNSEGAYHRCGGNGHWSRTCRTPKHLVDLYQASLKEKGVETNFLDQAKPMDIPNQVCDLSGQLNTTHLDVSDFIMERGNEVYRSD